A region from the uncultured Holophaga sp. genome encodes:
- a CDS encoding lipid-A-disaccharide synthase N-terminal domain-containing protein, with protein MSQLNLPISWLAWTGIVITGWKLIGYVGAAMFGGRWLVQFVASKRAGKPVMPRLFWYMSVVGSLMTLSYFLFSAKRDSVGVLQNLFPSFTAAYSLYLDIRHRGWRRDKAGH; from the coding sequence TTGAGCCAGCTGAATCTCCCCATCTCCTGGCTCGCCTGGACCGGCATCGTCATCACGGGGTGGAAGCTCATCGGATATGTGGGTGCCGCCATGTTCGGTGGCCGCTGGCTGGTCCAGTTCGTCGCCTCCAAGCGCGCCGGCAAGCCGGTCATGCCTCGGCTCTTCTGGTATATGAGCGTGGTGGGCAGCCTCATGACCCTCAGCTACTTCCTCTTCTCCGCCAAGCGGGATTCCGTAGGCGTCCTGCAGAACCTCTTCCCCTCCTTCACCGCCGCGTACAGCCTCTACCTGGACATCCGGCACCGCGGCTGGCGCCGGGATAAGGCAGGACACTAG
- a CDS encoding glycosyltransferase family 2 protein has translation MTQAQSPSPLISIVIPAKNEAGNIRPLVGEIRQAMDGRFDYELIYVDDGSTDETWDLLRSLREEGFERLRVLRHVKSSGQSLAVLTGARAAQGTWLVVLDADGQNDPADIPGMLDALQAAHTRDPLNVGIIGHRVNRRDDWVKRMSSKIANGFRDWMLKDGVPDVGCGLKALRLDWYLSLPCFNHMHRYIPALVQALGGRMIVHPVNHRPRLAGVSNYGVWNRLWVGLVDVLGVWWLQRRSKYVAVRETLP, from the coding sequence ATGACACAAGCCCAGTCCCCGTCCCCCCTCATCTCCATCGTCATACCGGCCAAGAACGAGGCAGGAAACATCCGGCCCCTGGTGGGCGAGATCCGGCAGGCCATGGACGGGCGCTTCGACTACGAGCTGATCTACGTCGATGACGGCAGCACGGACGAGACCTGGGACCTCCTGCGGTCCCTCCGGGAGGAGGGCTTCGAGCGTCTGAGGGTCCTCCGCCATGTGAAGAGCTCCGGGCAGAGTCTGGCGGTCCTCACCGGCGCCCGCGCCGCCCAGGGGACTTGGCTGGTGGTGCTGGACGCCGATGGGCAGAACGACCCGGCTGACATCCCCGGCATGCTGGACGCCCTCCAGGCCGCCCACACCCGGGATCCTCTCAACGTCGGCATCATCGGCCACCGGGTCAACCGCCGGGACGACTGGGTCAAGCGGATGTCCTCGAAGATCGCCAACGGGTTCCGGGACTGGATGCTCAAGGACGGGGTGCCCGACGTGGGCTGCGGCCTCAAGGCCCTCCGCCTGGACTGGTACCTGAGCCTCCCCTGCTTCAACCACATGCACCGCTATATTCCGGCCCTGGTGCAGGCCCTGGGAGGACGGATGATCGTGCACCCCGTGAACCACCGCCCCCGCTTGGCGGGTGTCTCCAACTACGGGGTGTGGAACCGCCTCTGGGTGGGGCTGGTGGATGTCCTGGGGGTCTGGTGGCTCCAGCGCCGCTCCAAGTACGTGGCTGTCCGGGAGACCCTGCCTTGA
- a CDS encoding nitrilase-related carbon-nitrogen hydrolase produces the protein MRVHLSRFICLDVASNLIRFELEAHQAAAAGADLVVFPEAFLHGYTRTVEPALVRGIFERISSDHPATAFLFGSITEERRNRLTVWRGGRELGHYDKVHLFAPHGEHELWDPGDRYAAVRVLDWTLGLITCSDIRFPEQARALRLRTGCEALVVIGWWPWRRDHVWETLLRARAMENGVFTLGCSVAASEFPGEVFAGAGNHVFDPLGEPLQTADDRTFHLDRERLEEVLVDPLRSSVDIQEVAVF, from the coding sequence ATGCGCGTCCATCTCTCCCGCTTCATCTGTCTGGATGTGGCCTCCAATCTGATCCGCTTCGAGCTCGAAGCCCACCAGGCCGCTGCAGCCGGGGCGGACCTGGTTGTCTTCCCCGAGGCCTTCCTGCACGGCTACACCCGTACCGTGGAGCCAGCCCTGGTGCGCGGGATCTTTGAGCGGATCAGCTCAGACCACCCGGCGACGGCCTTCCTCTTCGGTTCCATCACCGAGGAGCGCCGGAACCGGCTCACCGTCTGGCGGGGAGGCAGGGAATTGGGGCATTACGACAAGGTGCATCTCTTCGCGCCCCATGGGGAGCATGAGCTCTGGGACCCCGGCGACCGCTATGCCGCCGTGCGGGTCCTGGACTGGACCCTGGGCCTCATCACCTGCAGCGACATCCGCTTCCCGGAGCAGGCCAGGGCCCTGCGGCTCCGGACCGGGTGTGAAGCCCTGGTGGTCATCGGGTGGTGGCCCTGGCGGCGGGATCATGTCTGGGAGACGCTCCTGCGGGCCCGGGCCATGGAGAATGGGGTCTTCACCCTGGGCTGCAGTGTGGCGGCCTCGGAGTTCCCCGGAGAGGTCTTCGCCGGTGCGGGGAACCATGTCTTCGACCCCCTCGGGGAGCCGCTGCAGACCGCCGATGATCGGACCTTCCACCTGGACCGGGAGCGTCTGGAGGAGGTCCTGGTGGACCCCCTCCGGAGCTCTGTGGATATCCAAGAGGTGGCCGTCTTCTAG
- the pepQ gene encoding Xaa-Pro dipeptidase: protein MTSKGLFHDHLAARMRWAEHTLAETGFETLVISSGEPFTYFRDDQEAPFNTNPHFRHYCPLEGPHHVLCLQGGKRPKLIRYAPEDFWYEQLPLGEPFWAGEFDLVEAPSLDAVWEALGRPARAAYIGNEVARAVEAGLEINPTGVMARLDWGRAFKSPYEIACTEEATILGARGHEAGRKAFLAGASELEIHYAFVQAVGCLDHQLAFSSIVALDDRSAILHYEKKRSFRDGRVLLLDCGARHLDYPSDITRTHVKDSCDPRFRALRDGVEKLELELCDEVVAGVPWGRVHHLAHLKIGALLQESGILRTKPEESLARGFTRPFFPHGLGHFLGIQVHDVAGQMAAPDGSLQPPPPEHPNLRTTQTLAPGHLITVEPGLYFIPMLLRPFREGEQASSFDWKLIDELTPLGGIRIEDNILVTPEGPVNLTRKHLPR, encoded by the coding sequence ATGACCAGCAAGGGCCTTTTCCATGACCACCTGGCAGCGCGGATGCGTTGGGCAGAGCACACTCTGGCGGAGACCGGATTCGAGACCCTGGTGATCTCCAGTGGTGAGCCCTTCACCTATTTCCGGGACGACCAGGAAGCCCCCTTCAACACCAACCCCCACTTCCGCCATTACTGCCCCCTGGAGGGACCCCACCACGTGCTGTGCCTTCAGGGGGGAAAGCGCCCGAAGCTCATCCGCTATGCGCCTGAGGACTTCTGGTACGAGCAGCTGCCCCTTGGGGAGCCCTTCTGGGCCGGCGAGTTCGATCTGGTGGAGGCCCCCAGCCTGGATGCAGTCTGGGAAGCCCTGGGACGTCCAGCCCGGGCGGCCTACATCGGCAACGAAGTGGCTCGGGCCGTTGAGGCGGGCCTGGAGATCAACCCCACAGGGGTCATGGCCCGGCTGGACTGGGGCCGGGCCTTCAAGAGCCCCTACGAGATCGCCTGCACCGAGGAGGCCACGATCTTGGGGGCCCGCGGCCACGAGGCCGGTCGCAAGGCCTTCCTGGCCGGCGCCTCGGAGCTGGAGATCCACTACGCATTCGTCCAGGCCGTGGGCTGCCTGGATCACCAACTGGCCTTCAGCAGCATCGTAGCCCTGGACGACCGGAGCGCCATTCTCCACTACGAGAAGAAGCGCAGCTTCCGGGACGGCCGGGTTCTGCTCCTGGACTGCGGCGCCCGCCACCTGGACTACCCTTCCGACATCACCCGCACCCATGTCAAGGACAGCTGCGATCCCCGCTTCCGGGCCCTGCGGGACGGCGTGGAGAAGCTGGAGCTGGAGCTCTGCGATGAGGTGGTGGCCGGGGTGCCCTGGGGCCGGGTCCACCACCTGGCCCACCTCAAGATCGGCGCCCTCCTCCAGGAAAGTGGCATCCTGAGGACCAAGCCCGAGGAATCCCTGGCCAGGGGCTTCACCCGCCCCTTCTTCCCCCACGGCCTGGGGCACTTCCTGGGGATCCAGGTCCATGACGTGGCCGGACAGATGGCCGCCCCCGACGGCAGCCTCCAGCCGCCCCCGCCCGAGCACCCCAACCTCAGGACCACCCAGACCCTGGCCCCGGGGCACCTCATCACGGTCGAACCCGGCCTCTACTTCATCCCCATGCTGCTGCGGCCTTTCCGCGAAGGAGAGCAGGCCTCCAGCTTCGACTGGAAGCTCATCGACGAGCTGACGCCCCTGGGGGGCATCCGCATCGAGGACAACATCCTGGTCACCCCCGAAGGCCCCGTGAACCTGACCCGGAAGCACCTGCCCCGCTAG
- a CDS encoding exopolyphosphatase — MRLITRSDFDGLACAALLEEIGLIDGFLFVHPKDVQDGKVAVGPDDVLANVPFAKGCGLWFDHHCSEDQRLAMNEENIRFEGVSRQAPSCARIIYDYYGGAGRFARFDASGLMDAVDRSDSGQLTREEILNPQGWVLLSFIMDPRTGLGRFKDFRIGNHGLMKDMIGYCRTLSMEEILELPDVRERVDRYFEQEAAYEAMLRERGRMEGNVLVLDLRGVEEIPCGNRFVEYALFPEANVSARVLWGRERKNVVLTVGHSILNRTCNSDIGALLLIHGGGGHHQVGTCQLEEPIAGHHIAGIIAALRTMG, encoded by the coding sequence ATGCGACTGATCACCCGTTCGGATTTCGATGGCTTGGCCTGCGCTGCCCTTCTGGAGGAAATCGGGCTGATCGACGGATTCCTCTTTGTCCATCCCAAGGATGTGCAGGATGGGAAGGTCGCAGTGGGGCCCGATGATGTCCTGGCGAATGTCCCCTTTGCGAAGGGCTGCGGGCTCTGGTTCGACCACCACTGCAGCGAGGACCAGCGCCTGGCCATGAATGAAGAGAATATCCGTTTTGAGGGTGTATCCCGGCAAGCCCCCAGCTGTGCCCGCATCATCTATGACTACTATGGCGGCGCCGGGCGCTTCGCCCGCTTCGATGCCAGCGGCCTCATGGATGCTGTGGACCGGAGCGACTCGGGGCAGCTCACCCGGGAGGAGATCCTGAATCCCCAGGGCTGGGTGCTGCTCTCCTTCATCATGGATCCCCGGACCGGCCTAGGCCGGTTCAAGGACTTCCGCATCGGTAACCACGGCCTGATGAAGGACATGATCGGCTACTGCCGGACCCTGTCCATGGAGGAGATCCTGGAGCTCCCCGATGTCCGGGAGCGGGTGGACCGCTACTTTGAGCAGGAGGCGGCCTACGAGGCCATGCTCCGGGAGCGGGGGCGGATGGAGGGGAATGTGCTGGTGCTGGATCTCCGGGGGGTGGAGGAGATCCCCTGCGGAAACCGCTTCGTTGAATACGCCCTCTTCCCCGAGGCCAACGTCTCGGCACGGGTGCTGTGGGGTCGCGAGCGGAAGAATGTGGTCCTGACTGTCGGGCACAGCATCCTCAACCGGACCTGCAACAGCGACATCGGCGCCCTCCTGCTCATCCACGGGGGGGGTGGTCACCACCAAGTGGGCACCTGCCAGTTGGAGGAGCCCATTGCCGGGCACCACATCGCCGGTATCATCGCTGCGCTCCGCACCATGGGGTGA
- a CDS encoding MarR family transcriptional regulator produces MTEYILFESFAFNLARAAMAATTALARRLAPYDITPVQWGVLAGLMDKDGVTPTELIGELERDLPSTLRVIWKLEKKGLVRRENNPSDRRSYTVHLTPEGRQLWDKLAPVVLELNREAYGHLDKDYLHKIMQTHLELRAIYDAMIRE; encoded by the coding sequence GTGACCGAATACATTCTCTTCGAATCCTTCGCCTTCAACCTGGCCCGGGCGGCCATGGCGGCCACCACCGCCCTGGCCAGGCGTCTTGCGCCCTATGACATCACTCCGGTGCAGTGGGGCGTGCTCGCCGGGCTCATGGACAAGGATGGGGTGACCCCCACGGAGCTCATCGGGGAACTGGAGCGGGATCTGCCTTCGACCCTCCGTGTCATCTGGAAGCTGGAGAAGAAGGGGCTGGTCCGCCGGGAGAACAACCCCTCTGACCGTCGCTCCTACACGGTGCACCTCACCCCTGAGGGGCGGCAGCTCTGGGACAAGCTGGCTCCGGTGGTTCTCGAACTCAATCGGGAGGCCTACGGGCACCTGGACAAGGACTACCTGCACAAGATCATGCAGACCCATCTCGAGCTGAGGGCCATCTACGACGCCATGATCCGCGAATAG
- a CDS encoding acetyl-CoA hydrolase, which translates to MTVEFCPMRSLIYVGLSKEKYRHLLQNWLYRIHIPDSISQFGPYVTKYAFYNALPVPPEGERFGTIKMQLTEHYWQCNPFQQAVAVKTFKEVFPIDVLRWQGNMPDEADGAVELEGDEARSAKGGQGAKPFIFAFVPLWWEEDIKGKMRTIADGPNYRWQFVMKYPEGVSQEQGDKWFLEEVAPAFAAMPEVNRILSSKIIQNVNGCSFNRVVEMWFDGPDEWYAAAVTKAAALPKPAWAKQDKFPFLASDYEFASVFLTDYATSDNLSQYRGYITLR; encoded by the coding sequence ATGACCGTCGAGTTCTGCCCCATGCGCAGCCTCATCTACGTTGGCCTGTCCAAAGAGAAGTATCGCCACCTTCTCCAGAACTGGCTCTACCGGATCCACATCCCCGACAGCATCTCCCAGTTCGGTCCCTATGTGACCAAATACGCCTTCTACAACGCCCTGCCCGTGCCCCCCGAGGGCGAGCGCTTCGGCACCATCAAGATGCAGCTTACGGAGCACTACTGGCAGTGCAACCCCTTCCAGCAGGCCGTGGCCGTCAAGACCTTCAAGGAGGTCTTCCCTATCGATGTGCTGCGCTGGCAGGGCAACATGCCCGACGAGGCCGATGGTGCCGTGGAGCTGGAGGGCGATGAGGCCCGTTCCGCCAAGGGCGGCCAGGGAGCCAAGCCCTTCATCTTCGCCTTCGTGCCCCTCTGGTGGGAGGAGGACATCAAGGGCAAGATGCGCACCATCGCCGATGGGCCCAACTACCGCTGGCAGTTCGTCATGAAATACCCTGAAGGCGTCAGCCAGGAACAGGGCGACAAGTGGTTCCTGGAGGAGGTGGCCCCCGCCTTCGCCGCCATGCCCGAGGTCAACCGCATCCTGAGCAGCAAGATCATCCAGAACGTCAACGGCTGCTCTTTCAACCGGGTGGTGGAGATGTGGTTCGACGGTCCCGACGAGTGGTATGCCGCCGCTGTCACCAAGGCCGCCGCCCTGCCCAAGCCCGCCTGGGCCAAGCAGGACAAGTTCCCCTTCCTGGCCTCCGACTACGAGTTCGCCAGCGTCTTCCTCACGGACTACGCCACCAGCGACAATCTGAGCCAGTACCGCGGTTACATCACGCTGCGTTAG
- a CDS encoding menaquinone biosynthesis protein translates to MTGFRKSPFRVSIIEYLNAAPLNFGFKQGLGGELFELRYQVPSVCADQLRSGEVDAALISSIEYLRIPGLRVVPGLCIASPKRVRSVLLMSKVPVEQIRTLALDTSSRSSVALVRILLRGRHGMEPKVVDMAPDLPAMMEACDAAVMIGDAAMKADKQGLLVMDLAEEWHAWTGLPFVFALWTVRQGAPELPGPGGVGPYFHRSLEMGRANLDTLVEEARRSVGWTAGELREYFTENISYSLGMREREGLALFYEKAVQLGFAPGNRSLCLL, encoded by the coding sequence ATGACCGGTTTCCGCAAGTCCCCCTTCCGCGTCTCCATCATCGAGTATCTCAACGCCGCCCCCCTGAACTTCGGGTTCAAGCAGGGTCTGGGTGGCGAGCTCTTCGAGCTCCGGTACCAGGTCCCCTCGGTCTGTGCCGACCAGCTGCGCTCGGGCGAGGTGGACGCCGCCCTCATCAGCTCCATCGAGTATCTGCGCATTCCCGGCCTCCGGGTGGTGCCCGGGCTCTGCATCGCCTCTCCCAAGAGGGTCCGGAGCGTCCTCCTCATGTCCAAGGTTCCCGTGGAGCAGATCCGCACCCTGGCCCTGGACACCTCCTCCCGCAGTTCCGTGGCTCTGGTGCGTATCCTGCTCCGTGGACGTCATGGCATGGAGCCCAAAGTGGTGGACATGGCCCCCGACCTCCCGGCCATGATGGAGGCCTGCGATGCGGCGGTGATGATCGGTGATGCGGCCATGAAGGCCGACAAGCAGGGCCTCCTGGTCATGGACCTGGCTGAGGAGTGGCACGCCTGGACCGGGCTCCCCTTCGTGTTCGCCCTCTGGACCGTCCGGCAGGGGGCTCCCGAGCTGCCCGGTCCCGGGGGAGTGGGCCCCTACTTCCACCGCAGCCTGGAGATGGGACGAGCGAATCTGGACACCCTGGTGGAGGAGGCCCGACGCTCCGTGGGGTGGACCGCAGGGGAACTCCGGGAGTATTTCACCGAGAACATCAGCTACAGCCTGGGCATGAGGGAGCGGGAGGGCCTGGCTCTCTTCTATGAAAAGGCTGTCCAGCTCGGCTTCGCGCCCGGGAACCGCTCCCTCTGCCTCCTCTGA
- a CDS encoding HD domain-containing phosphohydrolase gives MRLTVAIPLQHRSSLEGRLGRELGRILQWVAEAPADVVVGLPGEGYLAQCGAWPGEEGALALIEAGHQRLRDQRDMERLHEIGRALASEQVLDRLLDLILSQARRLLDAEGGSLYLVVEGQGGAGELLFAHTQNSSTALPFHRVRMPISPESMAGFVASTGGILNIPDVQRLPESAPYRFNDSFDRQTGYRTQSMLAVPLRDHGGEVLGVLQLINRREDEGGGVQVVPFEDTHVRLAQSLAGQAGVAVRNARLREEIERLFEGFVNASVLAIEQRDPVTSGHSGRVADLTVGLAEAITSATDGPFSRVSFSDRQIRELRYASLLHDFGKVGVREEVLVKSKKLAPGRLEVILQRLRQRQEERLLELLREQWAQGHPFRAALWGELQRELQDETDRLVALVLQANEPALLSQGAHAGLSRLDGLRYTHWNGAVEPVFLSDDLSCLAIPKGSLSEEERLEIESHVTHTYRFLQQIPWTRDLEGVPEIAYAHHERLNGRGYPRRIEAAEIPLQSRAMAIADVFDALTAQDRPYKAAVPLERSLAILQMDAGAGHLDPDLLDLFIQARVFERTVRRV, from the coding sequence ATGCGTCTCACTGTCGCCATCCCCCTTCAGCACCGTAGCAGCCTTGAGGGCCGCTTGGGGCGCGAGCTGGGTCGGATCCTGCAGTGGGTGGCCGAGGCGCCTGCCGACGTTGTAGTCGGTCTGCCCGGGGAGGGTTACCTGGCGCAGTGTGGAGCCTGGCCCGGGGAAGAGGGTGCCCTGGCCCTCATCGAGGCCGGCCACCAGCGGCTTAGGGATCAGCGGGACATGGAACGGCTCCACGAGATCGGCCGCGCCCTGGCTTCGGAGCAGGTCCTGGATCGCCTGCTTGACCTGATCCTCTCCCAGGCCAGGCGCCTCCTGGATGCCGAAGGCGGCTCCCTCTACCTTGTGGTGGAAGGCCAGGGCGGGGCAGGGGAGCTGCTCTTCGCCCACACCCAGAACTCCAGCACCGCGCTGCCCTTCCACCGGGTCCGGATGCCCATCTCGCCTGAGTCCATGGCAGGCTTTGTGGCCTCCACGGGCGGGATCCTCAACATCCCCGATGTCCAGCGGCTCCCGGAGAGTGCACCCTATCGCTTCAACGACAGCTTCGACCGCCAGACGGGCTATCGGACCCAGTCCATGCTGGCGGTGCCCCTCCGTGACCATGGTGGCGAGGTGCTGGGGGTGCTCCAGCTGATCAACCGCCGGGAGGATGAGGGGGGTGGGGTGCAGGTGGTGCCCTTCGAGGACACCCATGTCCGCCTGGCCCAGAGTCTGGCGGGGCAGGCGGGGGTCGCGGTCAGGAATGCCAGGCTCCGGGAGGAGATCGAGCGGCTCTTCGAGGGCTTCGTGAACGCCTCCGTGCTGGCCATCGAGCAGCGGGACCCGGTCACCAGTGGCCACTCCGGACGGGTCGCCGACCTGACGGTCGGTCTGGCCGAGGCCATCACCTCCGCCACGGACGGCCCCTTCTCCAGGGTCTCCTTCTCCGACCGCCAGATCCGGGAGCTGCGCTATGCCAGCCTGCTCCACGACTTCGGCAAGGTCGGGGTGCGGGAGGAGGTCCTGGTCAAGTCCAAGAAGCTGGCTCCGGGCCGCCTGGAAGTGATTCTCCAGCGGCTCCGCCAGCGACAGGAGGAACGGCTGCTGGAGCTTCTGCGGGAGCAGTGGGCCCAGGGGCACCCTTTCCGTGCGGCACTCTGGGGCGAGCTTCAGCGCGAGCTCCAGGATGAGACGGATCGCCTGGTGGCCCTGGTCCTCCAGGCCAACGAACCGGCCCTCCTCAGCCAGGGGGCCCATGCAGGGCTCTCCAGGCTGGATGGGCTGCGCTACACCCACTGGAACGGGGCCGTGGAGCCGGTGTTCCTTTCCGACGACCTGTCCTGCCTCGCCATTCCCAAGGGGAGCCTCTCGGAGGAGGAGCGCCTCGAGATCGAGAGCCATGTGACCCACACCTACCGCTTCCTGCAGCAGATCCCCTGGACCCGGGACCTGGAGGGCGTGCCCGAGATCGCCTACGCCCACCATGAGCGCCTGAATGGGCGGGGTTACCCCCGGCGCATCGAGGCCGCCGAGATCCCCCTCCAGAGCAGGGCCATGGCCATCGCCGATGTCTTCGACGCCCTCACGGCCCAGGACAGGCCTTACAAGGCGGCGGTGCCTCTGGAGCGGAGCCTCGCCATCCTCCAGATGGACGCTGGAGCTGGGCACCTGGACCCTGATCTCCTGGATCTCTTCATCCAGGCCCGGGTGTTCGAGAGGACCGTCCGTCGCGTCTGA